One window of Silurus meridionalis isolate SWU-2019-XX chromosome 9, ASM1480568v1, whole genome shotgun sequence genomic DNA carries:
- the LOC124391199 gene encoding hydroxycarboxylic acid receptor 2-like: MLNSSICCAFESPVLDKILPPILIMEFVFGLTGNILAICVFLFYVETWKPNSIYLANLAVADSVVLFLLPFRADYYIRGQDWIFGDAFCRILLFLMATNRTASIFFLTAVAVDRYLKIVHPLHHINRLNLKYTMWVSAGLWAMDLIMTTQLLASPHFFKVGSHTQCESFNICLGNSPLSIWYNAFYVIQFCVPGGIIIFCTACITWQLKTKTMDTTGKVKKAVQFIFVVAMVFLICFFPSTASRVAVWVLNTWYNECSYFSEANLAFYISVCFTYFNSTLNPLVYYFSTPAFGGIIQRVLRRLTQQKKDIA, from the coding sequence ATGTTGAACTCCTCGATTTGTTGTGCTTTTGAGTCCCCTGTTTTAGACAAAATCCTACCCCCTATACTTATCATGGAGTTCGTTTTTGGCCTCACAGGGAATATTCTGGCCATCTGTGTGTTCTTATTCTATGTGGAGACCTGGAAGCCGAACTCTATCTACCTGGCAAACCTGGCTGTGGCTGACTCAGTGGTGCTCTTCTTATTGCCATTCAGAGCCGACTACTACATCAGAGGCCAGGACTGGATTTTCGGAGATGCCTTTTGCCGTATCCTGCTTTTCCTCATGGCAACCAACAGGACTGCCAGCATCTTCTTTCTTACCGCTGTGGCTGTGGACCGCTACTTGAAGATTGTACATCCACTTCATCATATAAATCGGTTGAACCTGAAGTACACGATGTGGGTCTCTGCAGGCCTATGGGCAATGGACTTAATAATGACAACTCAGTTGTTAGCCTCGCCACACTTTTTCAAGGTCGGGAGTCACACCCAGTGTGAGAGTTTTAACATATGCCTTGGCAATAGCCCACTGTCAATCTGGTACAATGCTTTCTATGTGATTCAGTTCTGTGTGCCAGGTGGTATCATCATCTTTTGCACTGCCTGCATTACATGGCAGCTAAAAACCAAGACGATGGACACTACAGGCAAGGTCAAAAAGGCTGTTCAGttcatttttgttgttgccaTGGTCTTCCTCATCTGTTTCTTTCCAAGCACTGCCTCACGCGTCGCTGTATGGGTCCTAAATACCTGGTACAATGAGTGTTCATACTTCAGTGAGGCAAATTTGGCATTTTACATATCAGTTTGCTTTACCTATTTTAACAGTACGCTAAATCCTCTGGTTTACTACTTTTCCACTCCTGCATTCGGAGGTATCATACAGAGAGTTTTGAGAAGActtacacaacaaaaaaaagacatagcATGA
- the traf3ip2b gene encoding E3 ubiquitin ligase TRAF3IP2 isoform X1 has translation MTNVTESSRSHMAHQGQYQTSLNCPEENDETMSEEFQSGLLLASKASTDQSLDLSRVVKGQTFSYNHNPVRPSPTQSCVKLIQNDKLIRPGQQVYPNQADNDQRRDHGWHFPAYSRCLGAGQTSSLPSYLPSSEEQTYLGAGCIFPSWHHSHQGTHSLSLNSLDQPGSLHTFLTTGSSIHTKQVMPFPSFYCGYHGPVPLHVDPQEHLIPRSEYEQGRKDTKQLGQKHSTKNGAVSSRPEQKSPCSTKLSKEQRKVFVTYEVDSEDHLKEVIKFVALLRNNGFDTHIDVFEQQLYSISKIDCMERYLNEKDYLIIMIISLKYFKTVTGAGVGVDCDERTSNTVYIHKQLQNEFIQTGCRNFRVVPVLFPGAKKSYVPCWLQNTHLYSWPRDWDDILRRLMRVEKYNPPPIGPLPTIFSMPI, from the exons ATGACTAATGTTACAGAAAG CTCTCGCAGCCATATGGCTCATCAAGGTCAATATCAGACATCACTTAACTGTCCTGAGGAAAATGATGAGACAATGAGTGAGGAATTCCAGTCTGGACTTCTCCTGGCCTCAAAGGCCTCTACTGATCAATCCCTTGACCTAAGCAGGGTGGTGAAAGGACAAACATTTAGCTACAATCACAACCCTGTGCGGCCCAGTCCTACCCAGTCCTGTGTAAAATTAATCCAGAATGATAAATTAATAAGACCAGGCCAGCAGGTGTACCCCAACCAGGCTGATAATGACCAAAGAAGAGATCATGGCTGGCACTTCCCTGCGTACAGCAGATGTCTTGGCGCAGGCCAAACAAGCAGTCTACCATCATACTTGCCTTCTTCTGAGGAACAGACTTACCTGGGGGCTGGCTGCATTTTTCCGAGTTGGCATCACTCCCATCAAGGTACACACAGCCTCAGCCTTAACAGTCTGGATCAGCCTGGATCTCTGCATACTTTTCTCACAACTGGATCTTCTATACACACCAAGCAGGTGATGCCATTCCCAAGCTTTTACTGTGGGTACCATGGTCCAGTTCCATTGCATGTAGATCCTCAGGAACACCTGATTCCCAGGTCTGAATATGAACAAGGACGCAAAG ATACTAAGCAATTAGGACAAAAACATAGCACTAAAAA TGGTGCTGTTTCCAGCAGACCTGAGCAAAAAAGTCCCTGCAGCACAAAGCTTTCTAAGGAACAGA GAAAAGTGTTTGTCACATATGAGGTGGACAGTGAAGATCATCTTAAAGAGGTCATCAAGTTCGTGGCCTTGTTAAGAAACAACGGCTTTGACACGCAT ATTGATGTCTTTGAACAGCAGCTTTATAGCATCAGCAAGATTGACTGCATGGAAAGATATCTCAATGAG AAAGACTACCTGATTATCATGATCATTAGTCTGAAGTATTTTAAGACAGTAACCGGAGCTGGTGTAGGTGTGGACTGTGATGAAAGGACCTCAAACACTGTGTACATCCACAAACAG CTTCAGAATGAATTCATTCAGACTGGATGCAGAAACTTCAGGGTAGTGCCGGTGCTTTTTCCCGGGGCTAAAAAG AGCTATGTTCCCTGTTGGCTGCAGAACACACATTTGTACAGCTGGCCCAGGGACTGGGATGATATTCTGCGCCGACTCATGCGAGTGGAGAAGTACAACCCGCCACCTATTGGCCCGCTACCCACCATCTTCTCCATGCCTATTTAA
- the traf3ip2b gene encoding E3 ubiquitin ligase TRAF3IP2 isoform X3: MTKEEIMAGTSLRTADVLAQAKQAVYHHTCLLLRNRLTWGLAAFFRVGITPIKVMPFPSFYCGYHGPVPLHVDPQEHLIPRSEYEQGRKDTKQLGQKHSTKNGAVSSRPEQKSPCSTKLSKEQRKVFVTYEVDSEDHLKEVIKFVALLRNNGFDTHIDVFEQQLYSISKIDCMERYLNEKDYLIIMIISLKYFKTVTGAGVGVDCDERTSNTVYIHKQLQNEFIQTGCRNFRVVPVLFPGAKKSYVPCWLQNTHLYSWPRDWDDILRRLMRVEKYNPPPIGPLPTIFSMPI; this comes from the exons ATGACCAAAGAAGAGATCATGGCTGGCACTTCCCTGCGTACAGCAGATGTCTTGGCGCAGGCCAAACAAGCAGTCTACCATCATACTTGCCTTCTTCTGAGGAACAGACTTACCTGGGGGCTGGCTGCATTTTTCCGAGTTGGCATCACTCCCATCAAG GTGATGCCATTCCCAAGCTTTTACTGTGGGTACCATGGTCCAGTTCCATTGCATGTAGATCCTCAGGAACACCTGATTCCCAGGTCTGAATATGAACAAGGACGCAAAG ATACTAAGCAATTAGGACAAAAACATAGCACTAAAAA TGGTGCTGTTTCCAGCAGACCTGAGCAAAAAAGTCCCTGCAGCACAAAGCTTTCTAAGGAACAGA GAAAAGTGTTTGTCACATATGAGGTGGACAGTGAAGATCATCTTAAAGAGGTCATCAAGTTCGTGGCCTTGTTAAGAAACAACGGCTTTGACACGCAT ATTGATGTCTTTGAACAGCAGCTTTATAGCATCAGCAAGATTGACTGCATGGAAAGATATCTCAATGAG AAAGACTACCTGATTATCATGATCATTAGTCTGAAGTATTTTAAGACAGTAACCGGAGCTGGTGTAGGTGTGGACTGTGATGAAAGGACCTCAAACACTGTGTACATCCACAAACAG CTTCAGAATGAATTCATTCAGACTGGATGCAGAAACTTCAGGGTAGTGCCGGTGCTTTTTCCCGGGGCTAAAAAG AGCTATGTTCCCTGTTGGCTGCAGAACACACATTTGTACAGCTGGCCCAGGGACTGGGATGATATTCTGCGCCGACTCATGCGAGTGGAGAAGTACAACCCGCCACCTATTGGCCCGCTACCCACCATCTTCTCCATGCCTATTTAA
- the traf3ip2b gene encoding E3 ubiquitin ligase TRAF3IP2 isoform X2, with protein MAHQGQYQTSLNCPEENDETMSEEFQSGLLLASKASTDQSLDLSRVVKGQTFSYNHNPVRPSPTQSCVKLIQNDKLIRPGQQVYPNQADNDQRRDHGWHFPAYSRCLGAGQTSSLPSYLPSSEEQTYLGAGCIFPSWHHSHQGTHSLSLNSLDQPGSLHTFLTTGSSIHTKQVMPFPSFYCGYHGPVPLHVDPQEHLIPRSEYEQGRKDTKQLGQKHSTKNGAVSSRPEQKSPCSTKLSKEQRKVFVTYEVDSEDHLKEVIKFVALLRNNGFDTHIDVFEQQLYSISKIDCMERYLNEKDYLIIMIISLKYFKTVTGAGVGVDCDERTSNTVYIHKQLQNEFIQTGCRNFRVVPVLFPGAKKSYVPCWLQNTHLYSWPRDWDDILRRLMRVEKYNPPPIGPLPTIFSMPI; from the exons ATGGCTCATCAAGGTCAATATCAGACATCACTTAACTGTCCTGAGGAAAATGATGAGACAATGAGTGAGGAATTCCAGTCTGGACTTCTCCTGGCCTCAAAGGCCTCTACTGATCAATCCCTTGACCTAAGCAGGGTGGTGAAAGGACAAACATTTAGCTACAATCACAACCCTGTGCGGCCCAGTCCTACCCAGTCCTGTGTAAAATTAATCCAGAATGATAAATTAATAAGACCAGGCCAGCAGGTGTACCCCAACCAGGCTGATAATGACCAAAGAAGAGATCATGGCTGGCACTTCCCTGCGTACAGCAGATGTCTTGGCGCAGGCCAAACAAGCAGTCTACCATCATACTTGCCTTCTTCTGAGGAACAGACTTACCTGGGGGCTGGCTGCATTTTTCCGAGTTGGCATCACTCCCATCAAGGTACACACAGCCTCAGCCTTAACAGTCTGGATCAGCCTGGATCTCTGCATACTTTTCTCACAACTGGATCTTCTATACACACCAAGCAGGTGATGCCATTCCCAAGCTTTTACTGTGGGTACCATGGTCCAGTTCCATTGCATGTAGATCCTCAGGAACACCTGATTCCCAGGTCTGAATATGAACAAGGACGCAAAG ATACTAAGCAATTAGGACAAAAACATAGCACTAAAAA TGGTGCTGTTTCCAGCAGACCTGAGCAAAAAAGTCCCTGCAGCACAAAGCTTTCTAAGGAACAGA GAAAAGTGTTTGTCACATATGAGGTGGACAGTGAAGATCATCTTAAAGAGGTCATCAAGTTCGTGGCCTTGTTAAGAAACAACGGCTTTGACACGCAT ATTGATGTCTTTGAACAGCAGCTTTATAGCATCAGCAAGATTGACTGCATGGAAAGATATCTCAATGAG AAAGACTACCTGATTATCATGATCATTAGTCTGAAGTATTTTAAGACAGTAACCGGAGCTGGTGTAGGTGTGGACTGTGATGAAAGGACCTCAAACACTGTGTACATCCACAAACAG CTTCAGAATGAATTCATTCAGACTGGATGCAGAAACTTCAGGGTAGTGCCGGTGCTTTTTCCCGGGGCTAAAAAG AGCTATGTTCCCTGTTGGCTGCAGAACACACATTTGTACAGCTGGCCCAGGGACTGGGATGATATTCTGCGCCGACTCATGCGAGTGGAGAAGTACAACCCGCCACCTATTGGCCCGCTACCCACCATCTTCTCCATGCCTATTTAA